CAAAATACAACCTCGACGACCTGCTGGGCGCCGAGGCCGATTTCTCGACCGCCATCCGGCTCAACCCCGTATACACACAAGCCTATACCTACCGTGCGATCACGCGTTCGCGGCTGGGTAATTACGATGACGCCCTGCAGGACTTCCGCGAGGCGATCGACCTGCGCCCGGATCTGCCGGGTCCCTATTACAGCCGCGGCGTGACACGGCTGCTGAACCAGCAGTTCAAGGAGGCCATCGACGATTTCGACAAGTTCATCCGCCAGGAGAACAAAGTCGCCGACGCCTTCATCTGCCGGGGCCTGAGCTACCTGCACCTGAAGGATACGGTACGCGCCTACGACAATTTCAACACCGCCATCCGCACGAACCGCGAGAACCCCAGCGGGTACAACCGCCGCGGCGGGCTCTACATGGAGCAGAAACGCTTTGCGGAAGCCGAAGCCGATTTCAACAAGGCCATCGAATGCGATTCGGCCTACCTGCTTTCGTATTTCAACCGCGCACTGGTCTACTCGGACACCAACCGTCCGATGCTGGCCCTCGCGGATTTCGACAAGGTGATCCAGCTCGACTCGACCAATTCGCTGACCTACTTCAACCGAGCCATGCTGCGCACGCAGATCGGCGACTACAACCGTGCGCTGGACGACTACGACAAGGTGGCGCTCTATTCGCCGAACAACGTGCTGGTCTACTACAACCGTGCGGGGGTTTATGCCCAGCTGGGCGAATTGGAAAAGGCCGTCGCGGACTACTCCTCGGCCATCAAGCTCTACCCCGACTTCGCCAACGCCTATATTTACCGCAGCCGCCTGCGCGAGCTGCTGCGCGACCCGCAGGGCGCGAAGAAAGACCGCGACACGGCCCAGAAGAAGATTTCGGAGTACCGCTCCCGCCTGAGCGACAGCACTTACTCGATCTATGCCGACACGACGCAGCGTTTCGACCGCCTGTTGTCGTTCGACAGCAAATTCTCGGGCGGCAGCTTCGACCGCATCACGGGCCACAACGGCGGCCACGAGGAGATGCGCCTGCTGCCGCTGTTCAAGTTCACGCTGATGCGTCCCGACACCGTGCCGACCGTGGAGCGCTACCACGTACAGCGCGTCGAGGACTTCAGGAAGCGGGTGGACAACGAATACCTCACGCTTTCGTGGCGCGAAAGCAATATCCCGGCCGACACGCTCGTGATGCTCGACAAGCAATACGTCGAGGAACTCAAGTCGGATCGGGCATCGTGGACGGTGCTCTTCGAACGGGGTGTCACGCAGTCGCTCATCAAGCAGTATACCAATGCTGTAAATACCTTCTCAGCGGCCATCGAGCAGAATCCGAGCAACCCGTTCCTCTACCTGAACCGCTCGACGACGCGCGCCGAGATGATCGACTTCATCTCGTCGATCGACAACTCCTACCAGCGCATCACGATCGACTCGGATCCGGCCAACCGGCTGAACAACAACAGCAAGCGCACGTACAGTTACGACGAGGCGGTGGCCGACCTGAACAAGGCCATCAAGCTCTTCCCCGACCTGGCGTACAGCTATTACAACCGCGCCAACCTCAAGGCCCTGTCGGGAAGCCTGCCCGAAGCGTTCGAGGATTACTCGAAGGCCATCGAACAGAACCCCAATTTCGCCGAGGCGTATTACAACCGCGGCATCATACAGATATTCATGAAGGACACGCGCAAAGGGTGTCTCGACATTTCGAAGGCCGGCGAGCTGGGTATCGTCGAGGCTTACGAGGTGCTGAAACGATACGCGCCGTTAGAAAAGTAAGCTAACTCAAAAACAAATAATTATGACGGAAATTATCCAACGGAAACTCAACGACTCGGCCTGGGTGCGGTGGACGGCGCTCATCCTGATCGCACTGACGATGTTCTTCGGCTACATGTTCGTGGACATGATGTCGCCCCTGCAGAGCATGATCGAGGCACAGCGCGGCTGGACGCCCGACGTGTTCGGCATGTACGGAAGTTCGGAGTTCATCTTCAATGTCTTCGGATTCCTGATCCTGGCAGGTATCATCCTCGACAAAATGGGCGTACGTTTCACGGGGATGCTCTCGGCATCCCTGATGTTTATCGGCGCCTGCATCAAATATTACGGCGTGAGCGACGCCTTCATCGGCACAGGCGCCGAGGCTTGGCTCAACAGCTGGTGGGTATCGTTTCCGGCCAGTGCCAAACTCGCATCGCTCGGGTTCATGATATTCGGATGCGGCATGGAGATGGCCGGCATCACCGTTTCGAAGACCATCGCCAAATGGTTCGAAGGCAAGGAAATGGCCCTCGCAATGGGGCTGGAAATGGCCATCGCCCGCGTGGGTGTCTTCGCCGTTTTCTCCATCTCGCCGTGGCTCGCCAACATGGCTCCCGCAACGGTCGTGCGCCCGGTGGCGTTCTGTACCCTGCTGTTGCTGATCGGACTGCTCACCTACGCGGTATTCACTTTCATGGATCGCAAACTGGACAAACAGCTCGGGCTGGATTCCCGCGGCAACAACAGTTCCGAAGAGGAATTCCGCATCAGCGACCTGGGCAAGATATTCAGCAGCAAGGTGTTCTGGATCGTAGCCATACTCTGCGTGCTCTACTATTCGGCGATCTTCCCCTTCCAGCGCTTCGCCACGAACATGCTGGAAAGCAACCTCGGCGTCACGGCACAAACGGCCGCCGACATCTTCCGCTGGTTCCCGATGGGCGCCGCAGCCATCACGCCGCTGCTGGGCAGCTACCTCGACCACAAGGGCAAGGGCGCCACGATGCTGATCTTCGGGGCCATCCTGATGACGGTGTGCCACCTGATCTTCGCCTTCGTGCTCCCGGCCTATCCGAGTACGCTCATCGCTTACGGCGCCATCATCATCCTGGGAATCTCGTTCTCGCTGGTACCCGCAGCGCTGTGGCCCTCGGTTCCCAAGATCATGGAGACCCGCTACCTGGGTTCGGCCTACTCGCTGATCTTCTGGATCCAGAACATCGGCCTCTGCCTCTTCCCGGCAGTCATCGGCTACGCCCTCAAATTCAGTAACCCGGGACATGTGGACGGCACGGCCTACAACTATACGCTCCCGATGGTGATTTTCGCCAGCTGCGGCATTGCCGCGATGCTTCTGGGACTATGGCTCAAAGCGGAAGACCGGAAAAAGAAATACGGGCTCGAACTGCCCAATATAAAGAAGTAGCCAAACTACGACGAATAAATGAAGCGAAAGGGCTGCCGTGCGATGCACGGCAGCCCTTTGTAATTTCGTCCGTGCAGACAGGCCGGCGGCGAATGTCCGGAAAAAACCGATTACAGCGGGAACGGTAGGAATTCACGGGATTTTTCACTAACATTGTAACGGAATCCCGAAAAACACCTCTATGATGCGTCCCCTGCTCCTTCCGCTCCTGTTGCTGACAGCGTCATGCGGCAACCGCACGACCAAAGCCCCTGCCCCTGCCGCCGACACGAACGGCGCCGGTATGCAAACCGTCGTCGCCGACACGCTTCCGCCGCTCACAACCGGCGAACAAAGACTCAAAAGCGACATTTTCGGCCCGGAAATAGCGCTGACGGGCCGGACAATCGAAACCGACGATATTTTCCAAATAAGCGAAGTGTGTGCGATATGCAAAGATTCGCTACTGATAATCAATACACTGCAAAAATCCGGCGCGCCGCTGCGCATCTACTCGCTACCGACAATGAAACTCGATACGACCATGGGGCGTTTCGGCCGGGGCCCGGAAGAATACATCTATCCCAAAATCTATCCCTACGCATCGCCCGGTTACCTGGCCCTGCTGATCGACAACATCAAGGAGGACGGCAAAATGCGACGCATTACCTCAGACGGACGCATCGAGACCTTTGCCACACGCATCCCTGTCCCGTATTTCAAATACTCCTACACACGGGATTTCGCAGCGCAGGACGAACGGCACATGGTCTTTACATTCGGATCGAAAATTTATCGTTACGACGACAATCCCACCCTGCCCGCCGACTCGACCGTCCGGCCGGTCGCCGACCTGCGGTTCGGGAGATCGGGGCGCAACTCGACCCGTTACATGGGGTCGCTGGGGGTCAATTTCAAGTACAAACGCATTGCATGGGCATACAAATACGATAAAAGGCTGCTGATTGCCGACTTCGAAGGACATGTGCGTACGTTGCAGTTCGACAATCCGGGCAATGCAGTCGCCGAGGGCATGTCGATGGATGCCAACACCACGCATTATTGGAAACTCTATCCCGGGGAGAATTACCTCTACCTGTATTACAGCGGCAGAACGCCGATGGAAGTAGGCGCCGAACAGCGGCACGGCAAGTACTACGCATTCATCGAACAGTTCGATTGGAACGGCAATCCCGTCAGGCGGTACCGAATCGACAATTGGGGCTATTTTGCCGTGGACGAATCCCGCAAGGCGTTATACGTCATCTCGACCACGGACGAGTTTCCGTTCGTGAAATACGAGTTGCAATAACCTTCGCAGGCAAGCCTTATGTAAGGCAATCCTTCAGCGTACCATTTCGTACAACTCGGCGATGCGCGTGCACATCTCCTCCCAGGAGAAACGTTTGCGCTCCTCGATGCAGTTCAGGCGGAAGCGTTCGATCGTATCCCCGTCGTACATCCTGGCGACAGCATCGGCCACGCCCTGCACCGTAGGCTCGCAGACATACCCTACGCGACCGTCGGGTACGATCTCCGAAAGACCGCCGACATCGGTGACGACCATCGGCACGCAGAACTGGTAGGCGATCTGTGTCACGCCGCTCTGCGTCGCGGTTCTATACGGCTGGACGACGAAGTCAGCGGCCGAGAAGTAATATTTCACCTGTTCGTCGGGAATGAACCGGTCGTGGAGGATTACCTCGTCCTGCAGGCCGTTGTCGGCAATCTGCCGCAGGTAACGCTCCTTGGGGGTGTAGAACTCTCCGGCAACGATCAGCCTGCGCCCCGCCGTAAGTCCCCGGCGGCGCAATTCCGCCCAGGCGTCGAGCAGCAAATCGAGCCCTTTGTAGTCGCGGATCAGCCCGAAGAAAAGCACGTAATCGACCGTCGGCTCCAGGCCCAGACGGACGCAAGCCTCGTTGCGGGTGACCCGCTCCCCGAAGTTCTCGAAAAGCGGATGCGGGGAAAACAACGCCGGGGCGTTGCTGTATGCCTTCAGCTCGCCGTGCACCTGCTCGGACATGTAAACGAACCCATCCACGACGCTCAGGTAATAACGGTTGAAGGGTTTGTCGGTCAGGTGGTGTTCGTGGGGTTCGACATTGTCGATCTGGCAGAGCACCTTCGTATGGCCGTTGCGGCGGGCGAAACGGGCAATGGTGCCGAAACAGGGCGCCATGAAGGGTGTCCAGTACTTCATCAGCACGAAATCTGGACGTTCGCGGCATATCCGGCGTCCGATACGCACCCAGTTGAAGGGGTTGA
This Alistipes onderdonkii DNA region includes the following protein-coding sequences:
- a CDS encoding tetratricopeptide repeat protein produces the protein MKKYIFGIVLGIALMCGMKSYAQYNREYFFWVGRSCMMNNDYQEAIRTLNTLLRFDEDAFEGYFLRGIAKYNLDDLLGAEADFSTAIRLNPVYTQAYTYRAITRSRLGNYDDALQDFREAIDLRPDLPGPYYSRGVTRLLNQQFKEAIDDFDKFIRQENKVADAFICRGLSYLHLKDTVRAYDNFNTAIRTNRENPSGYNRRGGLYMEQKRFAEAEADFNKAIECDSAYLLSYFNRALVYSDTNRPMLALADFDKVIQLDSTNSLTYFNRAMLRTQIGDYNRALDDYDKVALYSPNNVLVYYNRAGVYAQLGELEKAVADYSSAIKLYPDFANAYIYRSRLRELLRDPQGAKKDRDTAQKKISEYRSRLSDSTYSIYADTTQRFDRLLSFDSKFSGGSFDRITGHNGGHEEMRLLPLFKFTLMRPDTVPTVERYHVQRVEDFRKRVDNEYLTLSWRESNIPADTLVMLDKQYVEELKSDRASWTVLFERGVTQSLIKQYTNAVNTFSAAIEQNPSNPFLYLNRSTTRAEMIDFISSIDNSYQRITIDSDPANRLNNNSKRTYSYDEAVADLNKAIKLFPDLAYSYYNRANLKALSGSLPEAFEDYSKAIEQNPNFAEAYYNRGIIQIFMKDTRKGCLDISKAGELGIVEAYEVLKRYAPLEK
- a CDS encoding MFS transporter, whose protein sequence is MTEIIQRKLNDSAWVRWTALILIALTMFFGYMFVDMMSPLQSMIEAQRGWTPDVFGMYGSSEFIFNVFGFLILAGIILDKMGVRFTGMLSASLMFIGACIKYYGVSDAFIGTGAEAWLNSWWVSFPASAKLASLGFMIFGCGMEMAGITVSKTIAKWFEGKEMALAMGLEMAIARVGVFAVFSISPWLANMAPATVVRPVAFCTLLLLIGLLTYAVFTFMDRKLDKQLGLDSRGNNSSEEEFRISDLGKIFSSKVFWIVAILCVLYYSAIFPFQRFATNMLESNLGVTAQTAADIFRWFPMGAAAITPLLGSYLDHKGKGATMLIFGAILMTVCHLIFAFVLPAYPSTLIAYGAIIILGISFSLVPAALWPSVPKIMETRYLGSAYSLIFWIQNIGLCLFPAVIGYALKFSNPGHVDGTAYNYTLPMVIFASCGIAAMLLGLWLKAEDRKKKYGLELPNIKK
- a CDS encoding glycosyltransferase — translated: MKIAILGPAHPYRGGLASIMEIMARTFQRRGNEVDIKTFTLQYPSLLFPGKSQTVSTPPPADLHICRCINTVNPFNWVRIGRRICRERPDFVLMKYWTPFMAPCFGTIARFARRNGHTKVLCQIDNVEPHEHHLTDKPFNRYYLSVVDGFVYMSEQVHGELKAYSNAPALFSPHPLFENFGERVTRNEACVRLGLEPTVDYVLFFGLIRDYKGLDLLLDAWAELRRRGLTAGRRLIVAGEFYTPKERYLRQIADNGLQDEVILHDRFIPDEQVKYYFSAADFVVQPYRTATQSGVTQIAYQFCVPMVVTDVGGLSEIVPDGRVGYVCEPTVQGVADAVARMYDGDTIERFRLNCIEERKRFSWEEMCTRIAELYEMVR